One Paraburkholderia dioscoreae DNA segment encodes these proteins:
- a CDS encoding VOC family protein produces MAKLIHTMIRVHDLPRSLQFYQKAFNLDVSHRLDFPDFTLVYLRNEEADAEIELTWNKGRAEPYSHGDGYGHVAFCVDDAKRERQRLLDLGMAPNDLREFHNDNGELLARYFFIQDPDGYKIEVLERYGHYQ; encoded by the coding sequence ATGGCCAAACTCATCCACACGATGATCCGCGTGCACGATCTGCCGCGTTCGCTGCAGTTCTATCAAAAGGCTTTCAATCTGGACGTATCGCACCGGCTCGACTTTCCGGATTTCACGCTCGTGTATTTGCGCAACGAGGAAGCCGACGCCGAAATAGAACTCACCTGGAACAAAGGCCGGGCGGAGCCGTATTCGCACGGCGACGGCTACGGCCACGTGGCGTTTTGCGTCGACGATGCAAAGCGCGAACGGCAACGCCTGCTCGATCTCGGCATGGCGCCCAACGATCTGCGCGAGTTTCACAACGACAACGGCGAGTTGCTGGCGCGTTACTTTTTCATTCAGGATCCTGACGGCTACAAAATCGAAGTGCTGGAACGCTACGGCCACTATCAATAG